The Natronincola ferrireducens nucleotide sequence CTTTGGTGCAAAAGGGAGACATTGTAGCAGAAGGAGATCTTTTAATTACGGGTATTGTGGAGAGGGAAGGGATGGAAACCCCCCTATATATACATGCCTATGGAGAGGTTTATGCTAAAACCTATTATGAAGGCAACAAATCAATGAAGCTTCTAAAAGTCAAAAAAGAAAAGACAGGAGAAAAGGTGATGAGAAGAGGGGTAAAAATTGGTGCACTAGAGCTAGCGTTAAATGGGGAAACAAACCCCTATGAAGTGTATGTTTTAGAAAAGTCCTCTAAAAAACCTTTTCAATGGAGGGGCAAAGGCCTACCTGTGGAAATAATAACAGAAGAAATTTATGAAGCTATTGAAGTAGAAGAGAAGGTGGATATAACAGATGCAAAGAATCTATTACATGAAGCCCTTATAGAAGAAATATTGGAAGAAATTCCAAAAGAATTAGAAATTTTAAATAGCAATACAGAGTTTACAATTAAAAATAACATACTATATGGAAATGTCATCATTGAAGTTTTAGAGGATATAGCTACACAAAAGAAATTATAATTTAAGGAGGATTATTTTTGGAAAATCAACAACAACAAAGAAGAATAAATATTGAAAACATGGATTTTCTTAAAGAACTTTTTGGAAATTTTGATGAAAATATTAAACTGATAAATAAATATTTAAATATTGATATTATTCCCAGAGAAGGAGATATTGTATTAGTAGGGGAAGAGAAAGATTTAGAAAATGGAGAAAAATTAATTGATGAATTAGAGAAGATAGCCAATAAGGGTGAACATTTAACCACCCAAAATGTAACCTATATTATCCACATGCTTTTAAATGGAGATCAGGACAAAATAAAGGATTTGATGGGGGATGCTGTTATCATAACAGCCAAGGGCAAACCTATTAAACCTAAAACCTTAGGGCAAAAAAACTACCTAGAAGAAATAGATGATAAGGTACTAACCTTTGGTGTTGGTCCTGCTGGGACAGGAAAAACCTACTTAGCAGTGGCTATGGCAGTAAAGGCCTTCAAAAATGATGAAGTCAATAAAATTATTTTAACGAGACCGGCTGTAGAGGCTGGGGAAAGCCTCGGTTTTTTACCCGGTGATTTAAAGGACAAGGTGGACCCCTATCTAAGACCCCTTTACGATGCCCTGTTTGATATCTTAGGACCAGAGAAATTCCAAAAATATATGGAAAGAGGCTTAATAGAAGTAGCGCCCTTAGCCTATATGAGGGGAAGAACGTTAGATAACTCCTTTATTATCCTTGATGAAGCACAAAATACAACAAAAGAGCAGATGAAAATGTTTTTGACCCGACTAGGTTTTGGCTCAAAGGCAGTTGTAACAGGAGATATTACTCAGATTGATCTACCAGGGGGAAAATTTTCAGGGTTAAAACACGCTGTTGCTATATTAAAAGATATAAAAGAAATAGGAATTTGTTATTTGTCAGAAAAAGATGTTGTAAGACATCCTTTAGTACAAAAAATCATTAAAGCTTACGATATCGTTGAAAATAAAAAAAGAAAGTAAAAATACTTTAATAGGGTAAGTAATAAACCTAGGAGGAAAAAGTATGGATGTTATAAACAAATGGGTAAGTAAGCTTTCAAAAAGTTTCGTTGCAAAACTATGGCAAGGGAAAAGAATGCAGCATATTCTTTTGGCCATTCTATTTTTTGTAAGTGTTTTCTCTCTATTGGTCTTTAGCTTAAAACCTCAAAAATTCGATGTATCCTTAGGCCAAAGATCTCCATCGGATATCTTCTCACCTAAGGATATAGAAGATAGGTGGGAGACCCAAAAGCTCAGGGAAAAAGCATTGGAATCTGTAGAGTTAATCTATAGCTTCGACCCAGGTGTACACATCGAGGTGAAGAAGGACATTGAAGCTTTTTTTCAGTTGGTCTATAGGGTGAGAAGCTATGAAGACGTAGAAGAATCTGATGAAATACAAGAAGCAGAACAAGTAGTAGAGAAACCTTCTCTAGAGGAAGAAAATCCTTTAAATCTTACTAGAGAAGATTTACAAACTGCTCTGAATGAACCCCTAGATAAAATCAATTATTTAGAAACCTATATTTATGAAATTATTGCACAAAATATGAATACTGGTATTAAAGTAGAGGATCTTCAAAAATCAAAAAACACCATGAGGCAATATATTCTAAACATAGAAGAGTTTAACGATGACTTAAAGGAATTAGGAGTTTCCATTATAAATGCAACTATTCGACCCAATATGTTTTTTGACATAGAAACAACAGAACAGCTGCGAAGGGAAGCCGTAGAAAGTGCCGATAGAATTATAATTAAAAAGGGAGATAAAATCCTAAGGGAAGGAGATATAGTTACCTATGACAGACTGGAGTTATTAAGGGAACTGGCCATTGTAACCGATGACAATAAAATAGATATCATGTTGTACCTAGGAATAGCTTCTATTGTATTGGTTATAGAGATATTAATGATTGCCTATATCTATTTCTTTAATAGGGAAACCTTTGAAAAAACTGATAAACTCCTGATGATATGGATCATTATGATAGGCACCCTTATTATTTCTAAAGGTGTTGCCAATATATCTATTTATATTATGCCTGTGGCTGTATCAGCAATGTTATTATCTATTCTCATAGAACCTAGATTAGCTCTATTAGTAAATCTTTGCTTAACAATCTTGATTAGCATTATCACTGGTAATGACATTATTTTTATTGTCATGGCAATTTTAGGTGGCACAGCAGGGGTTTTTAGTGTAATTAATACACAACAAAGGGCTGCTATATTTTTATCGGGAATTGTTGTTAGTTTTATCAATATTGCAACCATTATAGGGATTGGTTTTATTAATAGTAATGAAGTTATAAAAGTACTGATGTATGGATTTTATGGGGTTTTAAATGGTCTGTTTTGTTCCATACTAACAGTAGGTACCCTACCATTATGGGAGTATCTTTTTAGAGTCGTCACTCCATTAAAGCTAGTGGAATTGTTTAATCCAAATCAACCCCTATTAAAAAAGCTATTAATAGATGCTCCTGGAACCTATCATCATAGTATTATTGTAGGCAATTTAAGTGAATCAGCTACTGATGCTGTGGGGGGCAATTCTCTATTAGCTAGGGTAGGAGCTTTTTATCATGATATTGGGAAAATAAAAAGACCTTATTTTTTCAAGGAAAATCAGTTAACATCTGAAAATCCCCATGATAAATTAACGCCCTCTTTGAGCAGTTTGATCATTACTGGACATGTTAAAGATGGGATGGAGCTTGCTAAAAAACATAAATTACCTAAGGAAGTAATGGACTTTATAGAGCAGCATCATGGAGATACGTTGGTGGCATATTTTTATCATAAGGCAAAAAATAGTGAACATGGGGAAAATGTAGATGAACAAAGCTTTCGTTATGGGGGACCTAAACCCCAAACCAAAGAAATCGCCATTGTTATGTTGGCAGATTCTGTAGAGGCTGCTGTAAGGAGTATTTCAAGTCCCACAAAGGATAAAATTGAAAAGCTAATCCATAAGATTATAGAAGACAAGTTAATGGACGGACAATTGGAGGAGAGTGATTTAACCTTAAAGGAACTAGACGTTATCAAAAAAACCTTTGTTAAGGTGATGCTAGGTATTTTCCATGAGCGTATTGAATATCCTGATACAGACATAAAAGAATTGAAGGGAAGAAAATCCTATGGAGTTAATAATTGACAATAGACAAGACAAAGTAAATTTGGAAACTGACTTAATAGAAATTTTGACGAAGGTAGTAGAGGAGTGTTTGGTCTATGAAGGTTGGGATGAAGATTACGAAGTTAGCTTATCCCTGGTAGACAACCATGAGATTCAAGAACTTAATAGAATCTACAGAGGAAAGGATTGTGCCACCGATGTTTTATCCTTTCCCATGGTAGATGACAACAGTCCTATGACAGAAGAAAAGATCTTAGGGGATATTGTTATATCTGTAGAAAAGGCAGTAGAGCAGGCAGAGGAATACCAACACTCTCTAAAACGCGAAATAGCCTTTTTGACAACCCATAGTATGTTTCATTTGATGGGGTATGATCATATGGATGAAGAGGCTAGAAGGATAATGGATGGGAAAGAAAAAGCTGTATTAAATAAACTGGGAATAAAAAGAGAGTAAATGAGGTTATAAAACAATGAAAGTAAGAAAGCTCATTGAAAGTTTTAATTATGCATTTGAGGGCATTATTTATGCCCTCAAAACCCAGCGAAACATGAAAATTCACTTTTTTGTAGCTGTAGTGGTTTTAGCTTTAAGTCTATTCTTTGATTTAACTAGAATAGAAATGTTGATATTGTTTTTAACTATATCTATGGTTATTATTACGGAAATGATTAATACATCTATTGAAGCTGCTATTGATTTGATTACTGATAAATACCATATTTTTGCTAAAATAGCTAAAAATGTAGCTGCTGGTGGGGTTTTGATTGCATCCATTAACGCCATTATTGTAGCTTATTTAATATTTTTCCATAGGATAAATCCCTATACTCATACGGTTTTAACCCGTGTGAGGCAATCATCCATACATATTACCTTTATTGTACTAATTATTATCATTTTTACAACCATTGCTTTAAAGGCTTATTTTGGTAAAGGGACTCCGGTTCAAGGGGGGATGCCCAGTGGTCATGGGGCAGTGGCTTTTTCCTTGGCTACAGCTATTACATTTATTTCAGAAAACATGTTTATAGCAACTCTATCTGTATTGATGGCATTATTGGTATGTCAAAGTAGGATAGAGAGCAAAATTCATAGTTTTTTTGAAGTAGTGGTGGGAAGTGTGCTGGGAATTATTATAACAATTATATTTTTTCAACTTGCTGGATAAATTTATACAAAAGGGGCGAGGACAAATGCACTGGAGAAGAATTGTAATAGGGATACTAGCCATAGGCTTAATAGGTACAATGCTGGCATGTAGTAAAAAGCCTGAAATTGATGAAGAGCCAATAGAAGAAGTAGTTATAGAGTTGGAAGAAGAAAAAGAATCCTTTGAAGGAATGGCTATTAACCCCCTTACTGGATTATGGATTGATAAAGAAGCTGCAATCAGAAGACCAGTAGCTGTAATGATAAACAATATGAAGGCAGCCTTGCCTCAAAGTGGTATATCTCAAGCGGATATTATGTATGAAACCTTAGCAGAAGGAAACATTACTAGATTGGTAGCAGTTTTTCAAGATTTTAATGCTGAAAAAATTGGACCTATTCGAAGTACTCGACATTATTATTTAAATTTTGCTTTTGATCATGATGCTGTCTTTGTTCATCATGGTGGAAGCCCTCAGGCATTTCAAGCTATTAAAAATTTGAAGCCTGCTAACTTAAACACTTTATCCTATCTAGAGGGTATTATGGCATGGAGGGATCCAGTTAGATCTAAGCAAAGGGGGATGTTTGAGCATAGTCTCTATACTAATACAGAGGGTATTATGAAGGGATGGGAAGCAGTAGGCTATAGAAAAGAAGTTAAAGAAGGTCTAGAAAGAAAGCTTAACTTCATGGAGGAGGAATGGACACCAGAGGGGGAAAAAGCAGATATAGTTATTATCCCTTTTTCTAAGGATTATACTGGCAGTTTTCAGTACAATCCAGAAACTAAGCTTTATAAAAGATATCAGTCAGAACAACCTCATATTGATGAAAACAATAACCAGCAGTTGGAGACTAAAAATATTATTATTCAATATGCCGACATTCGGGTGATTTCAGGGGATGCTGAAGGAAGAAGAGAAATAGAACTGATAGGCAGCGGTAAGGGTCTATACATTAGTAATGGCAAAGCCATGCCCATTGTGTGGAAAAAAAGCACCTATGACACAGCTACCCAGTTTCAGGATATTAATGGGAATCCGTTAAAACTAAATAAAGGGAAAACCTGGATTGCCATATTCCCTCAAAACAGAGAAATTCAATTGCAGTAGTATACGAGGAGGAAATAAAGATGGAGTATAAAGAACTTATAAAAAAAGCTAGGGAAGCACAAAAAAAAGCATATGTTCCCTATTCAAATTTTCCTGTAGGAGCAGCGCTATTAACAAAGTCAGGGAGAGTTTATACTGGATGTAATGTTGAATGTGCCTCCTATGGTGGAACAAATTGTGCTGAAAGAACTGCTATCTTTAAGGCGGTTTCGGAGGGAGATAGAGAAATTCAAGCCATTGCAGTGGTGGGTGCTGAAAATGAATACACGTTTCCCTGTGGTATATGTAGACAGGTGATTGTAGAATACGGAAAAAATATCAAATTAATTATTGGAAAAACTGAAGAAGATTACCAAGTATTTACCATAGAAGAGTTGCTACCTAAGTCCTTCTCTCCAGAGGATTTGCAAACATCAAAAAGGAGCTGTTGTAATGACATTTAAATCAGGATTTGTAACAATCATCGGAAGACCAAATGTAGGAAAATCTACTTTAATGAATGAAGTTGTTGGACAAAAAATTGCCATTATGTCGGATAAACCTCAAACCACTAGAAATAAAATTCAAAGTGTTTATACAGAAAATGATTTCCAAATCGTGTTTATTGATACACCGGGGATACATAAGCCTAAGCATAAGTTGGGGGACTATATGCTGAAGGCAGCAAAGGATACTTTAGGAGAAGTGGATGCTATTTTATTCGTAGTGGATGATAGTACCATCATAGGACCTGGAGATGCTTTTATCATGGAGGAACTAAAGGAGATTGATACTCCTGTCATATTGGTTATGAATAAAATTGACAAAATGAACCAAGAACAATTCAACAAGTTATATGAAGCCTATAAGGCTAAAGGGAATTTTGCAGATATTGTTGGTATATCAGCTTTGGAGAGAGCAAATTTAGATGTTCTTATAAACAAAATTGTAGAGTTTCTTCCTGTTGGCCCCCAATATTTTCCTGCAGATATGATTACAGATCAACCAGAAAGATTAATTGTGGCAGAAATTATTAGAGAGAAGATACTACACTATATCCATGAAGAAGTTCCCCATGGGGTAGCAGTAGAAACTGCTATGATGAAAAAAAGAGAAGGAAAGGATATCATTGATATTCATGCTACGATTTATTGCGAAAAAAAATCCCATAAAGGCATTATTATTGGTAAACAGGGTAGAAAGCTAAAGGGTGTAGGAAAAAGTGCTAGAGAAGATATTGAAAAGCTTTTAGGATCAAAGGTTTACTTAGAACTATGGGTAAAAATAAAAGAAGATTGGCGAAACAATCAAAATACTTTAAAAACCCTAGGATACGAATAAAAAGAGGAATTACAAATTTTTCAATGTATACAAGTCCCGATAAATCTAAAAATAATATTACGTAGTTATTTATTTGATAAAAAATAACAGGAAAGGGGACTTGTTATGCTAAGTAAAAAAATGTGGAGCATATTTAAAAAAACAGGTAATATTCAAGCCTATCTATACTGTAAAGAATATAGTAATTATACAGAAATTACTGAAGAACAAAAGGTTAATGTAGATATACAATTGTTTCAAACAAATAAAACAAACTCTATATAGAGTTTGATTAAATCTGTGGGAGATTAGGAGCATGATTGTAAAAACAGAAGGCTTTGTATTAAAAAATAAAAAGTATGGAGAGTCTGATAGCCTTTTGACCATATTCACAAGAAAACTAGGAAAAATTAATGCTATAGCAAAGGGAGCCCGAAGGCCTAAAAGCACTTTGATAGCTGGAGTACAACCATTTTGCTATAGTGAATTTATTCTTTATAAGGGAAAAAGTTTATATACCGTCACCCAATGTGAGTCTAAAGAAATTTTTTATAAGCTAAGGGAGGATGTGAAAAAACTATCCTATGCTGCTTATTTGGTGGAATTAGTGGAGGCTGTCACCAATGAAGGACAAACCAATAATAGATTATTTAATCTTTTAGGAACAACCCTTTATTTATTGACAAAGTCAGATATAGAGATGAATACTATCATTAGAGGTTTTGAATTAAATTATTTAAACTACTGTGGTTTTAAACCCGAATTATATTGTTGCGTAAACTGTACAAAGACAGAATCTCCTCAATGGAGATTTAGTCCCAGTGAGGGCGGTGTTTTATGTAACACTTGTTTTACAGTAGATCCCTATGCCATGAACATTTCAGAAATAACCCTTCGTCTGGCTAAGTATTTACAAGCAAAAGATATAAAAGAAATTCAAAAACTAAAAATAAGCGATTTTTTAAATGAAGCATTAAAAAAATTGTTAAAACAATCCATATTGGTACATATTAATAAATATGACTTTAAAAGTATGGACTTAGCCGATAAATTATAGGAAGGAGAGAAAACAATGGATATTAATCTTGAAAAAATTGACATTATTAGAGAACGAACTGGAGTATCCTATAAACAAGCAAAAGAGGCATTGGAAAGCACTGGCGGCAATGTAGTGGAAGCATTAATAGCTTTAGAAGAAGAGACTGGATCAAAATGGACAAAAAATATGAGTATGGCAGGCAATGACATGATGGAAAAGCTAAAGAGGGTCATTGAAAGGGGAAACGTAACAAGGGTTATTTTAAAAAAGGACGACGAGGTGGTATTAAATATCCCTGTAACAGCAGGTGCTATCGGGGTTATTTTGGCACCGGTAGCTTCATTACTTGGCATATCTGCTGCATTAGTAACAAAAACCAAGATTGAAATTGTTCAAAAAGATGGTAATGTAGTGGATTTAAATGAAATTGCTGAGGAAAAGGTAGAAGAATTTAAAAGTAAGATAAAGGGTAGTGCTTCAATGGAAGATGTTGACGATATTTTAGATGATATTTAGATGCAAATAGAGGAGATTTTTAAAAAACTCTATTGACAACTACAGGATAATTTGATAAATTTTAAATTAAAATTATACATAAACAGCTATGAGAAAGAGGAGTAGTTGATAAGATTACAAAAGCGAGCTGGGGATGGTGAAAGCCCGGTGTAATTCATCAATGAAGGGAGCTTTTGAGCTGGATATCACAAAGTGGGTACTTCTGTACCAACTAGGGTGGAACCGCGGAAGATAGTCTTTCGTCCCTAATTTTAGGGATGAAGGGCTTTATTTTTTGATGAAAATTTAAGTAGAAGGAGAGTTATTATGACAAAGGAAAAAACAATGGAAAAGATAGTATCATTGGCAAAGTCTAGGGGTTTTGTGTTCCCAGGCTCTGAAATCTATGGTGGACTAGCTAATACATGGGATTATGGTCCTCTAGGTGTAGAATTAAAAAACAATGTAAAAAAGGCATGGTGGAAAAAATTTATCCAACAGAGCCCCTATAATGTTGGTTTAGATTCAGCTATTTTAATGAATCCCCAAGCTTGGGTGGCGTCGGGACATGTTGGAGGCTTTAATGATCCTTTAATGGACTGTAAGAAGTGTAAAGCTAGATTTAGGGCTGACAAAATGATTGAGGACTATTTAAAGGCTCAAGGTGAAAATGTTGATGAAATTAGTGTAGATAGTTGGAGTAATGACAAAATGAAGGAATTTATAAAGGATAAGGAAATCCATTGTCCAGAGTGTGGTGCCAACGAATATACAGATATTCGCCAATTTAACCTTATGTTTAAAACCTTTCAAGGGGTAACAGAGGATAGTAGTACACAAATATACTTGAGACCTGAGACAGCTCAGGGTATCTTTGTAAACTTTAAAAATGCTTTGAGAACCTCTAGAAAAAAGGTACCTTTTGGTATTGGACAGATAGGTAAATCCTTTAGAAATGAAATTACTCCTGGAAACTTCACCTTTAGAACAAGAGAATTTGAGCAAATGGAATTAGAATTCTTCTGTAAACCCGGGGAGGATCTACATTGGTTTGAATACTGGAAAAACTTCTGTAAGGACTGGCTATTGAGCTTAAACATGAGGGAGGATAACATTCGTTTAAGAGAGCATTCTCAAGAGGAACTGTCCCATTATAGTAATGCCACTGTAGATATAGAGT carries:
- a CDS encoding DUF3048 domain-containing protein encodes the protein MHWRRIVIGILAIGLIGTMLACSKKPEIDEEPIEEVVIELEEEKESFEGMAINPLTGLWIDKEAAIRRPVAVMINNMKAALPQSGISQADIMYETLAEGNITRLVAVFQDFNAEKIGPIRSTRHYYLNFAFDHDAVFVHHGGSPQAFQAIKNLKPANLNTLSYLEGIMAWRDPVRSKQRGMFEHSLYTNTEGIMKGWEAVGYRKEVKEGLERKLNFMEEEWTPEGEKADIVIIPFSKDYTGSFQYNPETKLYKRYQSEQPHIDENNNQQLETKNIIIQYADIRVISGDAEGRREIELIGSGKGLYISNGKAMPIVWKKSTYDTATQFQDINGNPLKLNKGKTWIAIFPQNREIQLQ
- a CDS encoding diacylglycerol kinase — encoded protein: MKVRKLIESFNYAFEGIIYALKTQRNMKIHFFVAVVVLALSLFFDLTRIEMLILFLTISMVIITEMINTSIEAAIDLITDKYHIFAKIAKNVAAGGVLIASINAIIVAYLIFFHRINPYTHTVLTRVRQSSIHITFIVLIIIIFTTIALKAYFGKGTPVQGGMPSGHGAVAFSLATAITFISENMFIATLSVLMALLVCQSRIESKIHSFFEVVVGSVLGIIITIIFFQLAG
- a CDS encoding cytidine deaminase, with the translated sequence MEYKELIKKAREAQKKAYVPYSNFPVGAALLTKSGRVYTGCNVECASYGGTNCAERTAIFKAVSEGDREIQAIAVVGAENEYTFPCGICRQVIVEYGKNIKLIIGKTEEDYQVFTIEELLPKSFSPEDLQTSKRSCCNDI
- a CDS encoding DUF4342 domain-containing protein, which codes for MDINLEKIDIIRERTGVSYKQAKEALESTGGNVVEALIALEEETGSKWTKNMSMAGNDMMEKLKRVIERGNVTRVILKKDDEVVLNIPVTAGAIGVILAPVASLLGISAALVTKTKIEIVQKDGNVVDLNEIAEEKVEEFKSKIKGSASMEDVDDILDDI
- a CDS encoding YqzL family protein; translation: MLSKKMWSIFKKTGNIQAYLYCKEYSNYTEITEEQKVNVDIQLFQTNKTNSI
- a CDS encoding PhoH family protein, translated to MDFLKELFGNFDENIKLINKYLNIDIIPREGDIVLVGEEKDLENGEKLIDELEKIANKGEHLTTQNVTYIIHMLLNGDQDKIKDLMGDAVIITAKGKPIKPKTLGQKNYLEEIDDKVLTFGVGPAGTGKTYLAVAMAVKAFKNDEVNKIILTRPAVEAGESLGFLPGDLKDKVDPYLRPLYDALFDILGPEKFQKYMERGLIEVAPLAYMRGRTLDNSFIILDEAQNTTKEQMKMFLTRLGFGSKAVVTGDITQIDLPGGKFSGLKHAVAILKDIKEIGICYLSEKDVVRHPLVQKIIKAYDIVENKKRK
- the era gene encoding GTPase Era; this translates as MTFKSGFVTIIGRPNVGKSTLMNEVVGQKIAIMSDKPQTTRNKIQSVYTENDFQIVFIDTPGIHKPKHKLGDYMLKAAKDTLGEVDAILFVVDDSTIIGPGDAFIMEELKEIDTPVILVMNKIDKMNQEQFNKLYEAYKAKGNFADIVGISALERANLDVLINKIVEFLPVGPQYFPADMITDQPERLIVAEIIREKILHYIHEEVPHGVAVETAMMKKREGKDIIDIHATIYCEKKSHKGIIIGKQGRKLKGVGKSAREDIEKLLGSKVYLELWVKIKEDWRNNQNTLKTLGYE
- the recO gene encoding DNA repair protein RecO gives rise to the protein MIVKTEGFVLKNKKYGESDSLLTIFTRKLGKINAIAKGARRPKSTLIAGVQPFCYSEFILYKGKSLYTVTQCESKEIFYKLREDVKKLSYAAYLVELVEAVTNEGQTNNRLFNLLGTTLYLLTKSDIEMNTIIRGFELNYLNYCGFKPELYCCVNCTKTESPQWRFSPSEGGVLCNTCFTVDPYAMNISEITLRLAKYLQAKDIKEIQKLKISDFLNEALKKLLKQSILVHINKYDFKSMDLADKL
- a CDS encoding HD family phosphohydrolase, yielding MDVINKWVSKLSKSFVAKLWQGKRMQHILLAILFFVSVFSLLVFSLKPQKFDVSLGQRSPSDIFSPKDIEDRWETQKLREKALESVELIYSFDPGVHIEVKKDIEAFFQLVYRVRSYEDVEESDEIQEAEQVVEKPSLEEENPLNLTREDLQTALNEPLDKINYLETYIYEIIAQNMNTGIKVEDLQKSKNTMRQYILNIEEFNDDLKELGVSIINATIRPNMFFDIETTEQLRREAVESADRIIIKKGDKILREGDIVTYDRLELLRELAIVTDDNKIDIMLYLGIASIVLVIEILMIAYIYFFNRETFEKTDKLLMIWIIMIGTLIISKGVANISIYIMPVAVSAMLLSILIEPRLALLVNLCLTILISIITGNDIIFIVMAILGGTAGVFSVINTQQRAAIFLSGIVVSFINIATIIGIGFINSNEVIKVLMYGFYGVLNGLFCSILTVGTLPLWEYLFRVVTPLKLVELFNPNQPLLKKLLIDAPGTYHHSIIVGNLSESATDAVGGNSLLARVGAFYHDIGKIKRPYFFKENQLTSENPHDKLTPSLSSLIITGHVKDGMELAKKHKLPKEVMDFIEQHHGDTLVAYFYHKAKNSEHGENVDEQSFRYGGPKPQTKEIAIVMLADSVEAAVRSISSPTKDKIEKLIHKIIEDKLMDGQLEESDLTLKELDVIKKTFVKVMLGIFHERIEYPDTDIKELKGRKSYGVNN
- a CDS encoding glycine--tRNA ligase — translated: MTKEKTMEKIVSLAKSRGFVFPGSEIYGGLANTWDYGPLGVELKNNVKKAWWKKFIQQSPYNVGLDSAILMNPQAWVASGHVGGFNDPLMDCKKCKARFRADKMIEDYLKAQGENVDEISVDSWSNDKMKEFIKDKEIHCPECGANEYTDIRQFNLMFKTFQGVTEDSSTQIYLRPETAQGIFVNFKNALRTSRKKVPFGIGQIGKSFRNEITPGNFTFRTREFEQMELEFFCKPGEDLHWFEYWKNFCKDWLLSLNMREDNIRLREHSQEELSHYSNATVDIEFKFPFGWGELWGIADRTDFDLKQHSEHSGIDFSYQDPVTNEKYIPYCIEPSLGADRVTLAFLVDAYEEEVIDEKDTRVVLKLHPALAPFKAAVLPLTKKLKEDTLKLYEKLAGKYMVDYDEAGSIGKRYRRHDEIGTPYCITFDYDSLEDNCVTIRHRDTMEQERISIDKLETYLDERLKF
- the ybeY gene encoding rRNA maturation RNase YbeY, which translates into the protein MELIIDNRQDKVNLETDLIEILTKVVEECLVYEGWDEDYEVSLSLVDNHEIQELNRIYRGKDCATDVLSFPMVDDNSPMTEEKILGDIVISVEKAVEQAEEYQHSLKREIAFLTTHSMFHLMGYDHMDEEARRIMDGKEKAVLNKLGIKRE